Proteins co-encoded in one Bradyrhizobium sp. 170 genomic window:
- a CDS encoding CaiB/BaiF CoA-transferase family protein, which produces MSALPLSGIKILDLTRVLAGPLSAQMLADLGAEVIKIERPGGGDDARAFGPPYLKDPDGKANNNNSFYICANRNKKSVTVNIATPEGQDIVRDLAKSCDVMMENYKVGDLKRYRLDYESIKAINPGIIYCSVTGFGQTGPYAPRAGYDAILQAMGGLMSVTGHLDGEPGAGPMKVGPSIVDYMTGMNSSIGILAALYHRKANGGEGQHVDVCLFDTVIASLSHYAQIFLVNGQTPPRRGTWGNGGMPAGVFRCTDGELMLVVGNDGQFQRTCAVLGAPELATDPRFVKNNDRVVHGKEIMAIFAGLFLKKPVAYWLDELEKAGVPSGPINDFAQVFNDPHVQSRGMQVKVDHPLEPDLSLIRNAITFSGTPVKDYRAPPLLGADTKDVLATIGYDEAKVEALKAQKIV; this is translated from the coding sequence ATGTCGGCTCTGCCACTTTCGGGCATCAAAATTCTCGACCTGACGCGGGTGCTCGCAGGCCCCTTGTCGGCGCAGATGCTGGCGGATCTCGGCGCCGAGGTGATCAAGATCGAACGCCCCGGCGGCGGCGACGACGCCCGCGCCTTCGGCCCGCCTTACCTGAAAGACCCGGACGGCAAGGCGAACAACAACAACTCGTTCTACATCTGCGCCAACCGCAACAAGAAATCGGTCACCGTCAATATCGCGACGCCGGAAGGGCAGGACATCGTCCGTGATCTGGCAAAGTCCTGCGACGTGATGATGGAGAATTACAAGGTCGGCGACCTCAAGCGCTACCGGCTGGATTACGAATCGATCAAGGCCATCAACCCCGGCATCATCTATTGCTCCGTAACCGGCTTCGGCCAGACCGGGCCCTACGCGCCGCGCGCCGGGTACGACGCGATCCTGCAGGCGATGGGCGGCTTGATGAGCGTCACTGGCCATCTCGACGGCGAGCCTGGCGCGGGACCGATGAAGGTCGGCCCCTCCATCGTCGACTACATGACCGGCATGAACTCCTCGATCGGCATTCTGGCGGCGCTCTATCACCGCAAGGCCAATGGCGGGGAGGGGCAGCATGTCGACGTCTGCCTGTTCGACACCGTGATCGCCTCGCTGTCGCATTACGCGCAGATCTTTCTCGTCAACGGCCAGACCCCGCCGCGGCGCGGCACCTGGGGCAATGGCGGCATGCCGGCCGGCGTGTTCCGCTGCACCGATGGCGAGCTGATGCTGGTGGTCGGCAATGACGGCCAGTTCCAGCGCACCTGCGCCGTGCTCGGCGCGCCCGAGCTCGCGACCGATCCGCGCTTCGTCAAGAACAACGACCGTGTCGTCCACGGCAAGGAAATCATGGCGATCTTCGCAGGTCTCTTCCTGAAGAAGCCCGTGGCCTACTGGCTGGACGAGCTGGAGAAGGCCGGCGTGCCTTCAGGTCCGATCAACGATTTCGCGCAGGTGTTCAACGATCCCCACGTGCAGTCGCGCGGCATGCAGGTCAAGGTCGATCATCCCCTGGAGCCCGACCTGTCGCTGATCCGCAATGCCATCACCTTCTCCGGCACCCCGGTAAAGGACTATCGCGCCCCGCCGCTGCTCGGCGCGGATACCAAGGACGTGCTGGCGACGATCGGTTATGACGAGGCGAAGGTCGAAGCGCTGAAGGCGCAGAAGATCGTATAG
- a CDS encoding mandelate racemase/muconate lactonizing enzyme family protein, with product MRIVDVVEITKPIASPIRNAYIDFSKMTASLVAVVTDVMRDGRRVVGYGFNSNGRYGQGGLIRERFRNRIIEADPNSLLDAEGTNLDPHRIWAAMMSNEKPGGHGERSVAVGTLDMAVWDAVAKIAGEPLFRLLAEKKGREANPRVFVYAAGGYYYPDKDNSALQAEMRGYLNRGYNVVKMKIGGAPIDEDRGRIEAVLEEIGSQARLAVDANGRFDLETGIAYAKMLRNYPLFWYEEIGDPLDYALQAAISEFYPGPMATGENLFSHQDARNLLRYGGMRPDRDWLQFDCALSYGLVEYLRTLDVLAQHGWSPSRCIPHGGHQMSLNIAAGLGLGGNESYPDLFQPYGGFPDSVRVEDGHIVMPDLPGIGFEGKSDLIKVMRELAE from the coding sequence ATGCGTATTGTCGATGTCGTTGAAATCACCAAGCCGATCGCCTCTCCGATCCGGAACGCCTACATCGACTTTTCGAAGATGACGGCGAGCCTCGTCGCGGTGGTGACAGATGTCATGCGCGATGGGCGCCGCGTCGTCGGATACGGCTTCAATTCGAACGGCCGCTATGGTCAAGGCGGCCTGATCCGGGAACGCTTCCGCAATCGTATCATCGAGGCCGATCCGAACAGCCTTCTCGACGCCGAAGGCACCAACCTCGATCCGCATCGCATCTGGGCCGCGATGATGTCCAATGAAAAGCCCGGAGGGCACGGCGAGCGTTCCGTCGCTGTCGGCACGCTCGACATGGCTGTCTGGGACGCGGTCGCGAAGATCGCCGGCGAGCCGCTGTTCCGCCTTCTCGCCGAAAAGAAGGGTCGCGAGGCCAATCCCCGTGTCTTCGTTTATGCGGCGGGCGGCTACTACTACCCGGACAAGGATAATTCCGCACTACAAGCGGAAATGCGCGGCTATCTCAACCGCGGCTACAACGTGGTGAAGATGAAGATCGGCGGAGCGCCGATCGACGAAGACCGTGGACGGATCGAGGCCGTGCTGGAGGAGATCGGCTCGCAAGCGCGGCTTGCCGTCGATGCGAATGGACGTTTCGATCTTGAGACCGGCATCGCCTACGCGAAGATGCTGCGCAACTACCCGCTGTTCTGGTATGAGGAGATCGGCGATCCCCTCGACTACGCCCTTCAAGCCGCCATTTCGGAATTCTATCCGGGCCCGATGGCGACAGGCGAGAATCTCTTCTCGCATCAGGATGCGCGCAACCTGCTCCGCTACGGCGGCATGCGGCCTGATCGCGACTGGCTGCAGTTCGATTGCGCCTTGTCGTATGGGCTTGTCGAATATCTTCGGACGCTCGATGTTCTGGCTCAGCATGGCTGGTCGCCGTCCCGCTGCATCCCCCATGGCGGGCACCAGATGTCGCTGAACATTGCGGCTGGCCTCGGCTTGGGCGGCAATGAGAGCTACCCGGACCTCTTTCAGCCTTATGGCGGCTTCCCCGACTCCGTTCGCGTCGAAGACGGTCACATCGTCATGCCGGATCTGCCGGGCATCGGCTTCGAGGGCAAATCCGACCTGATTAAGGTCATGCGCGAGCTGGCTGAGTAA